Sequence from the Caretta caretta isolate rCarCar2 chromosome 8, rCarCar1.hap1, whole genome shotgun sequence genome:
ACATCCAGCCGTGTACACGCACACTCCCTGTCACGCCTACTGTCCCCTTGCTCAGGTGCAAACAGCACATGGTTCGGTGCGCACGCATGCGCTCATGCGCCAAGACAGCCGTATTTGTACACTCATTTGCACACGCACTCAAAGCCACAAACACGcgagccctctctctctctctcacacacacaagattGGCGCTTCTCTCCTGTCAGTTTCCAGGTGGGGAGGAAAAGCCTGTGACAAGAATCGAGCCCCTTTGAAACGCCCTTGTGGCACAGCCAGGAGAAACCCTGCTGCTGTGTCCTGGGCCTGCAGCCCctttggggagcgggggggtccTCACGTACCCACCCTAGCTGCAGGGACTTGGCCTTGTGAGCTGCTGGCCGGCCCCTCATCTCACCAAGCCGTGAAGTACAGCTGCTCAGGCCAGCAGGACCCCGGGGCAGCCAGATGTGCGGTCGGCTCCAGTCGCCCTCCTCCGCAGAGGGTCGCAGGCCTCTCGGCCTAGTGGTAAAAGTATAAACCAAACGCAGGCCACCCCAGGGGGAGCCCGGGTCTGGCGGATCAGCCCTTTGCCCCATGGTAGAGTTTGGGTTTATTGCAGGTTGCAGACATCAGCCATTCAGCTGTGGGAGCGTCAGACAATGGAAGCAGCTGAAAcgagctggggggagccctgggcAGCGCAGCAGGTGACCCCCACTCTCCCTCCTTGCGGGCACGTGGGGAAAATACACAGCAGCGGTGCTGCAGTGCACGGTGCTTCACTGCCCAACAGGTGATGGGCAGGCCCATCACCCGACATGGTGGGGGTCCTGGAACCACATGGtcactgcagccccaccccctcccggttcactttatttacacagatgttaCATACATTgtgtgtcccgtcccccccgcctGGCCTCAGGCCCCCAGCCCCATTGTCCCCCCATTCCCCTGCTCTTGTCAGCCCTGGCTGCGGGTGCCAAAGGGCCAGTGCCATCGACCCGCACAGTGCCCCCCTCCTAGTCCTGGGCCCCTGCCCCCCCGTTACCCCTCCTGGCACTGGGGTCCCTTGGGCCATGGGGTGACCATCTGGTGCAGTGACTAGCAGACAGGatgagagggttggggtgagtgTACCCTGTTACACAAACACTAATGCGGAAACACACATGGGCCAACGGTGGCCTGAGACGTGGACGCTGGGGGCCGGGGGGTCCCGCCCGGTTCTGCTCCTTTGCGCAGGCTTGGAGCACGGCGGCGCGGCTCGCTGGCATGCGTTGCATGTATTGCAGTCTAACTGATATGGCTTTAACTATCGGAGAAGGACACAGACGCGAGCGAGACTTTGTGGCTTCTCTCAGACTCAACCCGCaggcaaaaacaaaacccctggAAAAGGGAAACCCTGGGATGCAATCGGGAACTCCCACCCCAAGCAAAGAAACCCCTTTGGGAAACAGGAGACAAGTCCTGGGCCTCTGAACCCGCCTCAGGGCATGGGGGGGGACTGTCTCTGCTGGTGAGAGCTCGGGCGGGCAGCTCTCGGCCGCTTCGCTCTGCCTGGCTCAGCACTGCTGCAGCTGGGCAATGAGCTTGCAGCCCGGGCTAGGCGCAGGAGAGGCTGCCTGTGTCCTTGGGCGGGCTGGTGCTGCCGTGGAGGGAAGAGCCAGGGCAGGTTTGCCCTGGTGATGGGGGGAGCTCCCTGGAGCCATGCAGGGGCAGATTGGCGCCCAGAGGCAGGAGCCATGAGCCAGAGATACCAGCAGGGGCCGAGCGTGGCAGAAGGACGggtccctccagccagggctcAGTGTATGTCAGTGGGCACGGGTGCCCAGATACCACAGCGATGGGCATAGCAGGAATGTGGGCGAGGGCCAGGGTGTGAAGTGTGCTGAGTGGGACCCCCCTGGAGGCTGCTCAGCCTTGCCACGGGCTGCCCGCAGCCAGCTCAGGGCAGCGCTGGGGAGACAGGTGCTGGCAGCCTTGCCATAATGGGAATCGTTGGGTAGGGGACACCCGGAGGGCTAAGTGCTGCGTCCgccctctgggctccagccttgCAACTTGCCAGGATCGTCCCCAGACCcaagaccccccacacacactccttgtgcagcggggctgggaggggaggcgggAACCCCCAGTTCCTTGGGCCCAACTCTGGCCCTTGTTTTTTTATAAATCTCCTCCCCAACCATTTGCCCTAATGGGCAGGGTCTTGAATATGGCAAAGGTGCTCGGCTTGATCCCCCCAAGGGCCGAGCTCGGCCAGGGACGCCCATACGGGCTCGGCTTGGCTGGAGACATGCGGGGGACGTGACTCCCGGGGCACAGGCATGGCTGGGGTCGCGCCTGGGCCTGCggaggggttgggggcagaggcagagtgGTGAGGAAGGCTTCATCTTTCCTTCCGGCCCCCCCAGTCCCACCAGTTGCCCTGCTGCCCCGGGGCAGGGTTATCTGGGGAGTCCACGTGTCCCCCTGTGTaccgcagcccctgctccagggctCTCCCCGGTGCTTGCTGCGGCAGGCGAGGGGCAGCGTGTGGCTGCCCAgcaccaggggaggggctggacccAACAGCTCCTTCCTGAAGCCCAAACAAAATGCAACAGAAATGGGCACagcagctggggggggcggggggcagagctgtggggtggcGCCGCTGGAAGCCAGGCCTGTAGCCCACCATGTCCCCTCTGCGCCAGCCCCCAGGATGGCCCCTGGAACCTGGCCCGGCAGGACATCTACAGCcgccagctggagagctggaacGGGCCAGGGTTGCTTTGCTCCATGGGCTGAGACCAGGCAGGGCCGGGGTTGTGGGGGGCACAGCCCCCAGCCTGCGGGTGCTCTCCTGATGCCAGCACATCCCTAACCCCTGGCAGTAGGCAGGCAGTGTGGGACTGAGGAATGTCTGAAGTTAgtgaagggcagggagggggcatggagAGCGGGCAGAGCCGTGCCTTTCCCTACCGTCTGCCCCACCCTCCGCCCGACATGAGGTTACTGCAGTGAATTTGGTCCCAGTTCGCCCCCCACGCCCGGGGGGATTTGCCAAGCAACCGGCTGGCACTTTGGCACAACAGAACTCCGACTCCGTATGGCTGAGGGgcgagggaggaagggggagccctgggctcctggcagtgcccagcctggggctccggctgtcCGGAGCTCAGCAGGCGGGGGGTGGGTTTTGGTCTGGTTGCCTCGTCCGCCCCACTGGAGCAGCGAGGGGTTCTGGGCACAGGGGACACATCTGGGATCTTCCCTTCGAAACTGAGTTGGAACAAaaaccaaatgaaataaaagaaatgaaaatccCCCCCCGGTCCAGTGCACcccagtgtgtgggggtgggcCCGGGCGGGTGGGTGGCGCGGGGCTGTTACTTCTTGAACATGTCCTGGAGGGGCCCGGGCAGGTACTTGAGCACCGTGTCCAGgatgctctcctcctcctcctcctcctcgtccccgCAGCCTGCCGGGATGGCTTTCTTGGGGCGCGTCAGGCTGCCCTCGCACGGCTGCTCCATCGCCgccttctcctctgcctccttctcctctttcttcttcaggCCGTACTGTGGGGCAGAGACAGACCGGGCCTCTCAGTGCCTGGGGAGCCCCTCTCCTCTGGGGCCAGGTCTGCAGCCACTGGCCTGCCCCAGCATGTGCAGTGCTGTGAGTGTGCAGACACGTGTGCAAATGCACACACACCTCTCTGCGGGTCTGAACACATGCCAGCCCAGCAGAGAGCAGCCTTCCCGTCCATTGCTGATACCCTCAGCGAGCCCCTCCCTGTGAGCCCGCGgcaggtgtgacgaagtgggactgttcttaatgtttcctctgaatagtgtgggggtgcctcagtttcccctaggcagttcttaagtatctagggggtggagtaagggtgtatgatcattgcagagccttagagggcatgtgtgtgcaggagtctggacacagagaatggccaacaccctgtttcctggcaactgatggcctgggcccttcccccctgcaaggtgagagctgaagggttggagaacaaaggaatcaggtgaccacctggcccgggaaaggaacaaagcccagaggaggaggggctggagggggttttcagtttggggctggctgggacatggagtgaagtgcagacgtggttgtctggctcactgccccccaaaatggacccagctgaggggtcccgttctctgcacctgcaagctctgttttagaccatgttcctgtcgtctaataaaccttctgttttactggctggctgagagtcacgtctgactgcgaagttggggtgcaggaccctctggcttccccaggagccccgcctgagcggactcgctgtgggaagcgcacggaggggcagaggaggctgaatgctccgaggtcagacccaggaaggtggaagctgtgtgagctgtgtgtcctgaagacagtctgctcacagaaaggcgactaccccagagtcctgactggcttcatggggagcagttccagagcatcgtccggggactccgtgacaactggtggcagcggtgggatgtactgcaccccgtggatggtgcttcctgcagtaagtgactggggagcagtaacacgaagggggattgccgaggaccaggcctgctgaaggctcagagaggagcggtttcggggggcggttaacccctgggagtgtgtgaccagcgagaaggactgtgcagtaacagggttcccctggggattgcagcgagcggtcccaggggcggaggagtctgcagctcgaccctggcaaagaggtggtgacctcgagaagggctgtcacactaggggttctccctggaaaccgtggggagctgagagcacacaggcctgtgagtccacaacaacttgggaggagcggagtgatggcctgtcaccgtctccttaagaaggacattgtaaccctgtgcaaaaagagagggttgagtgttggaaagttcaccaaagcagagttaatcgtgcagctggaggaggatgaccgctctaaggaacagattcctgaccccaactggggctatagcaggatctgggagcagctgaagcgggagccaggcatcgccaagactcctgtccccaaccagacgagggtcttcacgatcgggttccccatcaggggatcgagacggacgggattggagctgagtctgagagagcaagaggactgtgggagacagtgagagcccgagaaagagctgcagaagcagcagcagcatgaactggcggtgggggagcggagaggcctaggggacctccccggggtgagtggggatagatcccggggggccagttccgcagggaacctcgagactaaattgctgcccctggttaaggggggggggtgtggatgcccacctcactgcctttgagcaggctggagatttgaaccaaggggactctgcggaaaagccccggtttctagctcccttgctgggccccaaggccatagactccgtcagccagatggttggggatgtggacaggctcccactcctgaccccaacctatatgtctgtgtggagtttcctggggccaggccccccggacctccagtaggagcagaaggtgatggtcaatggggagacattcttggggtagccaaagggcatgggctgcataaaccttcccacatgcggcctgcgagtgctatcgaccacccctgacctaagggagggcgtgaactggaagggcctggtgtaactcctaccaaggaatgggagagatgctggggcatccatgggaacgttggtggcttcgaacttccccaggtcaccggctaaagtgacccctctcagttcgatctcgaaggggggagagatgtgacgaagtgggactgttcttaatgtttcctctgaatagtgtgggggtgcctcagtttcccctaggcagttcttaagtatctagggggtggagtaagggtgtatgatcattgcagagccttagagggcatgtgtgtgcaggagtctggacacagagaatggccaacaccctgtttcctggcaactgatggcctgggcccttcccccctgcaaggtgagagctgaagggttggagaacaaaggaatcaggtgaccacctggcccgggaaaggaacaaagcccagaggaggaggggctggagggggttttcagtttggggctggctgggacatggagtgaagtgcagacgtggttgtctggctcactgccccccaaaatggacccagctgaggggtcccgttctctgcacctgcaagctctgttttagaccatgttcctgtcgtctaataaaccttctgttttactggctggctgagagtcacgtctgactgcgaagttggggtgcaggaccctctggcttccccaggagccccgcctgagcggactcgctgtgggaagcgcacggaggggcagaggaggctgaatgctccgaggtcagacccaggaaggtggaagctgagtgagctgcgtgtcctgaagacaggctgctcacagaaaggcgactgccccagagtcctgactggcttcatggggagcagttccagagcatcgtccggggactccgtgacagcaggTAACAGCCAGAGCCTAGCACAGCAAGGGGGATTGGCACTGCCATGACGCCAGCCTTGGGCATGTGTCTGGCCAGGCCCACGTTCCTTCACCACCCAGCCAACTACCCTGCCTGCCTCtccggggcaggctgggggatgcGCTTTGGTCTGTCATGTTTCTAATGCCCACCACCCTGGCATCTAGGTGCTGCTGTCTCCATAAGAAAAAAGCCCGTGAGCAGCGGTGCCCAGAGCGTTGCCCGGGCCGTGCAGGCCGCCTGCCAGGCTCCCGGGGCAGGTGTGGGCCGAAGCCCATCACAGCCACTCATCCTTTCCTCATTTTCCTCCCACAGGCGAGAACGGGGCAGACGGCCAGGCCCAGCTTGCAAAGCGACCAggctccccatccccagctgccctggggcgCCTCCGGCCACGCAAAGGACACGGTGCAGCTCCCCCCACTCCCGCACGGGCTAAAGGAGGAactggctggcagagccctgctgcctgaaATCGCCTGTTCCCATCTGTCTCGGCTCACAGGATATTGGAGGCATCTGTGATTAGAGTCGGGCTTCCCCAGCGTCTGGGCCGAGGCAGCTCCTGGCGCAATGTGGCCATGTTATCTGCTCCTCAGCGGGTTATTAAAGATGGCAGATAGCGAGCGACAATTCCAGGCTGTCATGCGGCCGCTTGCAGCAGGCGGGGGAGATAaggacccccccccagcccacccccgtTCCAAGCTAATCCCCTGCTGCGGTGGCAGGAGGGGCGCGTAGCGAGGGTGGGGCAGAGTTTCGGAGCAGTTGCGAAGGGGGAGAATCTCTGGGGCAGCTTTTCCCCAGTCAGGTCTTGCTGCCTCTCACAGTGTCACCAGTGAGAAAGGGGCCAAGCCTCGGCTGTGTCCAAATCCAGGCTCAAAGGCAGCAGCGCCCGGGGCTCCTGCTGCAAGGGCTGGCCAGGCCAGGGAGGGGGCCATAGGCAGGTGGGTTTTGTGTGTGCCAGAGGGGCTCTGTGGGAGCAAGTGTGTAGCTGTGTGCGCAGCAGTGGGTGTGTGAAGGTGCGGGGGGCACTCTGGGGATGCGTACGGAGGGGTGTGTGAGACCCTGGGTGTGCCAAGGGGTGTGTGCGCTGGAGCAGGGTCCCCCTCCATGCAGAGGAGGGTAGGGGTGTTACACCAGGGCGGGTAACACGTGCACTGTGCCTGGCCCCAGGGAACCCTCATTAATTTACCAGCATTTCACTGCTGCGCAGGTGCTTTGGGCCAGGGACATGCTCTGCCTGCGGCTCCCATGGGCCCGGGTTTGACGGCTCTAGGACACCAGAGCCCCAGCTCCGCCCTGCTCCCCGCAGCGAGCTCAGCAAGGGCCTCCCCTGCCATGCAGAGAACAGGCCCAGGGAGGGCAGTGGCTCGCTTCTCCCAGCCCGAGACGGGAACTGAGTCTCCATggcccagtctgtcctccccctcTTTGCTCAGGCTGCCACTTAGTGCCAATGGGGATGTGGCTCTTTAGTGATGGGGACCCTGCCCTACTAAGCACCAGGCTAAGACCCACCAAGCTCATTGCATACATGGGCCACCCATGGGAGTAACACTCCCTGCCCACCTGGGGCAGGTTGGATCCCGCAGCATAGAGGGGAAATGACCCATTTGGCCTCCCCCGCCCGAgtccccagcctcctccccttcctgacTTCCCAGAAGAGGAGCTGTGCAGAGTTCCCCCCCACGCCTGGAGCAAGGCTGGAGAATGTGTGGCTTGTCACCAGCGCagctgccctggctgcagccagctGAGAAACCATGCAAGAATCCCTAGGCCTGGACATTGGCCATGGCACAGAGACCCCAACCCTAAACCTGGGCAGTGTGCCCGGCACAGGGATCCGTGGCAGCGAGCACAGGACAGGACACTGACTTCCCCTTGGAGCTCAGCACACTGGCGAAGAGACGAGCCGGGATCAGGCAGGCCCCCGGGCAGGGAGTCAGTGATCCAGTGCACAGAACTCTGCACCCCACGGCCTCCCCGACGCCGTGTGTGCAGGACGCACCATCTCCTTCATTGACATGGGACCTGCCGCCCTTCTCGTTACAGGTGGAAGTCGCGGCCCTTGGGACGCAGAGGGCTGGCGGTTGCATGGGAGCTACGCAGTCAGAGAGCGGTCAGATGAAATCCCTGCAGCCACAAGCCCTCCCCTCTGTGCCCATTGAAAAACCCTATTGCTCCCACCACATCCGGCGGGGCAGAGCACCAGGGGCCTGGGGGCTggttctgccccaccccacagagtTCAGAGAGCAGTTCCTTCGCTTTTTGCACTTCGAAACTAGCCTGGTCAGTTCCCCTGCCTGGCTCCAGGCTCAGTTCTACTCGCTGGTGGAGCCCAGATGCCCTAAACCACCACCCTCTGCACCACAAGCCTAccggtctcagagcccaggcggGACGGGGAGACAGAACAGGGCCAGGAGCAGCGTGGGCAGCATGCTCAGCACAGGGCCAGGAGGGGCGAAGGAGGCGAGCGGCGTTCAGGGGTGTCGTATGGGAGggtcctgcagaactgctgcatgtCTGGCTGAGCCGGAGTCACTCGAGCCCCGCCCCATGGGGCTGTCCAGAGTCTGGcactgggagggggcagaggggcgcTGAGCCAGCTCCGGGGTGTTTGCAGCGGCgggagggagcagcagctgccggGGTGGCCCCGTgactgcccagagcagggagtccCTCTCTACTTGGCCCTGCTATGGCCCCAGCTTGATCACAGCGCCAGCCCCCGAGCCATCTCCGCACAGGGCTCCCCCCACTCCCGCATGGGCCCATCAGGCTGTGGCTGGGCACCGTCTGTGTGACACAGTCACACTCCAGCCCCGCTGCCCCgcctcacccaccttatcccGGATCTGTTGCCGGACCTTCTCCCTCTCGGCTTCCATCCTGGCGTGCTTGGCCTTCCGCTCCTCTTCCTGCTGGCGAAGGGCTTCTTGccgctcctcctccttcttctgaGCGTCGGgatccttctcttcctctccgCCCAGCATCTTCCCCATGTCCTTGGTGGCCCCTGCACAGGACACACCAGGCAGCATGGGAAGGGGAGCAAGGCTGCGGCCGGGGCTCGGGGCTCCCCAAGCAGATGCCCCCCTCCAATAGCTGCCTGGCGCCATCCCCTGCCGGCCCCCGCCTGGCCGCAGCCAGGAGGGGCAGAACTGGGAGAGGCAGGAAGGCGACTAGGGAATGAGACGCTGCTGCAGCTCACCAGCGgcctggggctgccctgcccctcctccagtgcagtcatttacaccagtgcgaATGAGCGTGTCACAGGCGGGACTGACGTATCTCCCTGTCTGTCCCTCATTCCTGTCTGCCCAGCAGCCGCGCTGTATTTATCCCATAACGCCCCTGGGGGCCAGGCAGGGCTGTACCCCATctggcagctggggcagggaggcccGGAGAACAGGCTCTACCCAGGGCATCTGGGGCGGGGTCTCCCAGCACTCACGGGGCCTGGCCTGGAGACCAGCAGGAGCCCTGACTCATAGCTGGACTGCCGGGACCCTGTAAACTGGCAGCCGAGGGGCTTGGGGCACAGAGTAACCCTGGAGTGAGTCTGGGAAGTGCCAGCTGCCAGCACCGGGGCCAGGCATTCAGCAGCGCAGGCTGGTGGGCTGGgaacccagctctctcctgtcatTGAGGCGCAGCTGCAGGGCGGCAGGGTGCCAGCGAGGCTCCAAGACAGCGTCTCGGGGAATCCCCCTCTGCTACGCAGGGGGCAGTGTCCACACCCGGCGCCTGCTGATTCGTTTTCAAACTGGCTGCAGCATGGCTCTGAACAAAGAGCCCTGCTCCGCGGCAGAGCCAGGCTGCGGGACGGCCGGGGCTCTGTGCCAGGCTGGGTCTGGCCCGTGCCCTTCAGCCGAGGAATTACAGGCGCctcaatggagggagggaggctccGCCAAGAGCAGGAGGGCAGGCAAG
This genomic interval carries:
- the CPLX2 gene encoding complexin-2 isoform X1 is translated as MDFVMKQALGGATKDMGKMLGGEEEKDPDAQKKEEERQEALRQQEEERKAKHARMEAEREKVRQQIRDKYGLKKKEEKEAEEKAAMEQPCEGSLTRPKKAIPAGCGDEEEEEEESILDTVLKYLPGPLQDMFKK